TTTTTAAATAAATCTTTTGTTAATTCAAACTGCAACCAATGAGCAATTGAGTTATTATGTAACTCTCCAAAAAAAACAATATCTGCTGATTTAAGTTTTTCAAGCATTTTTGTATAATCAACAACTTCTCCATTTTCTGAAAATATTCGGTATGCAGGCTTGTCATTAATAAATGAGAAACACATAATACTTAGAATTGTAATAATAATAAGATTTTTTTTCATAGGTTTAAAATTTTATATCTATTTATACATATACATAACTGTTATTAATAAAATGTGTGCTTAAAAAATAACATTATAAAACTTCTGCAACTACAAATGTACTTCCTCCTACAAAAATAATATCATTTTTGTCTGCATTTTTTTTTGCATTATAAAATGCTTCAATAACAATGGGGTATGTTTTCCCCATTAAACCGAATTTTACAGCACTTTCTTCCAGTTTTGTTTCATCTAATGCCCTTGGGATATTAGCTTTTGTAAAATAATAAATAGCATCTTTTGGCAATAATGACAATATTTTGTCAATTTTTTTGTCATTAACAACTCCAAATACAAAATGTAATTTATTATGTGCGGTAGCTTTAATTTGGTCAAGCACAATACTTATTCCTGCAACATTATGAGCTGTATCACAAATAATAAAAGGATTATTTCCGAGTATTTGCCATCGTCCTTTTAGTGCTGTATTTTTTACAACATTTTTTAATCCTTTGTATAAATCATCAGTTGAAATATGAAATCCATTTTTATTTAAAATATCTACAGATTTTAAAGTTGTAATAATATTCTGTTTTTGATACAAACCCAATAAATCTGTTTCAATATTTTCATAAAATAATTTTCCGTTTTTTTTCACATTAAAACTTTGCATATTGTTTATAGTCAACACGGAATAGCCTGCATCATACTCATCCTCAGCAAAATAGATAGAAGAACCGCAATTTTTTGCTTTATTAACAAATATTTGTTTTGTTAAACCACTTTTTTCTCCAATTATTACAGGAATATTTTTTTTAATAATACCAGCCTTTTCGTATGCAATTTTTTCAATAGTGTTTCCAAGAAATTCAGTATGATCATAACTTATATTTGTGATAACCGATAATTCAGGATAAATTATATTTGTTGAATCTAATCTGCCACCAAGTCCGACTTCAATTATACCAATATCAATTTTATTTTCTGAAAAATAATTAAAAGTCATTGCTACTGTCATTTCAAAAAATGAGGGGCTAATTTTTTTAATAATTTCCTGATTATTATTTACAAATTCAACAACATTTTTTTCAGGTATTTTTTTACCGTTTATCATTATTCTTTCTCTGAAATCTTTCAAATGAGGTGAGGTATATAATCCGACTTTATATCCTGCGGTTTGTAATATCGAAGCAAGCATATGAGAAACAGAGCCTTTACCATTTGTCCCTGCTATATGTATTGATTTGAAATTTTTGTGCGGACACTCAAAATAATTATCAAGAGCAATAGTATTATTAAGGTCAGCCTTATATGCTGCTTTGCCAATCCGCTGAAAAACAGGAAGTTGATTAAAAAGAAAATTTAATGTTTCTGAATAATTCATTAAATTATTATTTCAATTTTAACCCAAATTGAGCGATTTTCGCTCAACGACTAAGTAATTGTAAGCATTTTATCAAACCGGTTTAGTGAAATGCAACAATTTCTATGTCGGGGTTATACTTAAGTAAAGCGGTATTTCATTACACTCATACCGCTCAACTTAAGTTTAATTTGATGTAAATATATATTAAAAACATTTTACAATTTATTTTAAAAGAAAATTTAACAAATATCTAATTATAATTTTTAATTTTATAAAAGATTATTTTAAAATTTTAAAAGTATGCCAAATTCAAAAAAAATATTTGTAATTGATACTAATGTATTATTACATGATTATAAAAGTATCTATAATTTCCATGAAAATGATGTTATTATTCCGATAGTTGTATTAGAAGAACTAGACCATTTTAAAAGGGGGAACGACCTTATTAATTTTCATGCAAGAGAATTTACAAGAGAACTTGATAAATTGTCAGGAGACTTGCTTTTTTCAGCAGGAATTTCGTTAGGTGAAGGAAAAGGCAATCTTTTTGTTGAAACCGGAAAACAATTTTCAAAAGAAGTAACAGCTTCGTTTTCTGAGAACACTCCTGATCACAGAATTTTAGCTATTGCTGATTATACAAGAAAAAAACATAAAACAAGAAAGGTTATCTTAATTACTAAAGATATTAACCTTAGAATGAAAGCAAAATCACTTGGAATAAATTCACAGGATTATGAAACCGGCAAAGTAAAAGACATTGAAAAAATAAGAAAAGGAATAACTGTAATAGAAAACTTTGATGATGAAATTATTTCAAAACTTTATAAAGAACATGAAGGAATACCAATTGAAGAGTTTAATTTTGAAATACCGCCTTTTGCACACCAGTATTATATTTTAAAAAGTCATAAGTCAAGTGTTCTTGCACATTTTGATCCTGATAATAATGTAATCGACAGAGTTATTAAACAACCGGCATATGGAATAGACCCAAGAAATGCAGAACAAACTTTTTCCTTAGACGCATTAACCAGAACTGATGTTCAGTTAGTTGCACTGACAGGCAAAGCTGGTACAGGTAAAACCTTACTTGCTCTTGCAGCAGCATTATCACAAAGAAGATTATTCAACCAGATTTTTTTAGCCCGTCCAATTGTTCCATTGGCTAATAGGGATATAGGATTTTTACCGGGAGATGTAAACGATAAAATCGGTCCTTATATGCAACCATTATATGACAATTTATCAGTTATTAAACACTCATTTAATAATCATAGCCGTGAATATTCTAATATTGAAGATATGCAAAAAAGTGAGAAACTTGTTATCACTCCTTTAGCATACATAAGAGGTAGAAGCTTGTCAAAAATATTCTTTATTGTTGATGAAGCACAAAATCTTACTCCCCATGAAGTAAAAACAATTATTACAAGAGCAGGTGAAGGAACAAAAATCATATTTACAGGCGATATTGAACAAATTGATTCACCTTATCTTGATACAAAATCAAACGGTTTATCGTATCTGTCTGATAGAATGAAAGGACAAAATATTTTCGCTCATATAAATCTTATTAAAGGAGAAAGGAGCTATCTTGCTGAATTGGCTAGTAATTTGTTATAAGATAGGTATCAGTATTATAGCTGCAAATCAATGATTAGTGTTCGTAAGAAAACTCCTATATTGTCATTTCGACTGAAAGGAGAAATCTCATAACAAAATGGATATCAACCGAATGGGATTTCTCACTTCGTTCGAAATGACAGAATAATTATAAATTGTAACTAAAAACATAAATACATGGAAGAACAAAAACTATTTAATAAAGGTACAGAGGAAAGCAGTAAATTTTATGCCATTTTTGAAAATTTTCTTTTTGTTTTACTAATTGTTATAGGATATATAGGAATGTCTCCAATAAAATATAAAGGTATTCCATATATATCAATAATTTTTGCAATATTTGTCATCATAATGTTAGTTTTTGTATTAAGAAAACACCTTTGTACAAAATGCTATTATTACGACAAATGTTGTCATTGTGGTTGGGGTAAACTTTCATCATTATTATTTAAAAAAGATACCGGCAATCAGGAACTTGGTGGCAAACTCGCAGGACTTACATGGGGTGTGCTAATGGGTTTACCCATATTAGTAATGATAATTATTGTACTTATTAAAAAAGCAACATTAATTGAAGAATTGATATTTTTTATTCCTTTTCTGATTTTAGTAATGATTAATGGATTTTTACATAAAATAGATTGTGATAAATGTAAAATGCGATTTATTTGTCCGGGTAGTGCTTCTAAAAAAGAATAATTAGTGCATCTACGAAAACTCCTATATTGTCATTTCGACTGAAAGGAGAAATCTCATAACACAATGTATATCAATGGAATGAGATTTCTCACTTTGTTCGAAATGACAGCATAATTGTAAATTTCAAGAGTTTTTTTAGATGCACTAATTAAGATTAAAAAATTAGAGATCGTAGATTTATAACATTTTTTTTGGTATTATTTTTGCTCAATAAATCCGTATCTTCTGTTAAAGATTAACAAGTAAATGATATTTAATAAAAAAAATAAAGTTGCTTTTTTTACTCTTGGTTGTAAACTAAATTTTGCCGAAACCTCAACAATTGCACGCAGTTTTGAAGAAAAAGGATTTCAAAGAGTATCTTTTGATAAAAAGGCAGATATTTATGTAATTAATTCTTGTTCAGTTACCGAATCTGCTAATAAAAAAAGCCGACAAGCAATTAAAAAAGCAATTAAAAAATCACCTGATTCGTTAATTGCTGTCATTGGTTGTTATGCACAACTTAAACCTGACGAACTTGCTAAAATTCAGGGGGTTGACATTATTCTTTGTGAAAAAGAAAAATTCAACTTAATAAAATATATTGAAAATATTGAAAAACAAGAAGTAACTCAAATTCAAACTTGTGAGGTGGAAAATATTGAACATTTTGAACCTGCATTTTCTTTTGGTGACCGAACCAGATCTTTTTTAAAAGTACAAGATGGTTGTGATTATAAATGTTCATATTGCACTATTCCATTAGCACGCGGAAAAAGTCGTAATGACAATATTCAAAAAACAATTGAGCAAGCCGAAAAAATTTCAGAACAAGGTATTAAAGAAATAATCCTTACAGGAGTTAATATTGGCGATTTTGGGAAAAGCACTAACGAATCTTTTTATGATTTAATCACCGAATTGAATAAAGTTGAAAATATTGAACGTTATAGAATATCTTCAATTGAACCAAATTTATTAACTGACGAAATAATTGAATTTGTTTCTGAATCCCGAAAATTTGCTCCTCATTTTCATATTCCTTTACAATCGGGGTCTGATAAAATACTTGGATTAATGCAAAGACAGTATAAAAGGGAATTATTTGAACACAGAATTAAAAAAATAAAATCTCTTATGCCTTATGCTGCAATTGGTGTTGATGTTATTGTTGGTTTTCCCGGAGAAACAGAATTTGATTTTATTGACACATACCAGTTCCTTGAAAAACTTGACATTTCCTATTTGCATGTTTTTTCATATTCAGAAAGAGAAAATACTAAAGCCGTAGAAATTAAAGGGAAAGTTAAACAAGCAGATATAACGTATAGAAGCAAAAAGATGCATTTTCTTTCTAATAAAAAAAAGAATCAGTTTTATACAAAAAACCTTAATACAAAAAGGGCAGTTTTATTCGAAGCTTATAATTCTAATGGTAAAATGTATGGATTTACAGATAATTATATTAAAATTGAAACCAATTTCAATAAAAAAATTACAAATAAAATATTATTAGTCAAATTAAAAGAAATAAGTTATAGCGGAAATGTTCAAATTTATTAAAAGTTAGTATCTTTAAATATTTTTATAATCATTTATTATGAGTTATATAATAGATCTTCCAAAAATATGTGATAGAGTCAATAAATTAGTTTTAAGTGTTGGTGATTTTATTCATAATGAAAGAAAAAAAGTTTCACCAATTAAAGTTGAAGAAAAAAGCAGTCATAATTTTGTTACCTATGTTGATACTACTGCCGAAAAAAAACTTATAGAAGGATTAATAGATATATTACCGCAAGCAGGTTTTATTGCAGAAGAACAAACTAATACTAAAAAAGGAACTAAATATAACTGGATAATTGACCCTCTTGACGGAACAACCAATTATATTCATGGTTTGCCACCATATGCCATAAGTATTGCATTGATGGAGAAAGAAGAAATAATATTAGGAGTAATATTTGAAATATCATTAAACGAATGTTTTTATGCATGGAAAGGCAGTAAAGCATACTTGAACGGAAATATAATTTCAGTAACAAAAACTGCAAAAGTAAATGATTCATTAATTGCTACAGGTTTCCCATATTATGATTATGCAAAATTAAAACCTTTTATGCAAAGCATTGAATACTTTATGCAAAACTCACATGGACTTCGGAGGTTGGGTTCTGCTGCAACAGACCTTGCTTATGTTGCATGTGGAAGATTTGATGCATTTTACGAATACAGTCTCAGTGCTTGGGATGTTGCTGCTGGAGCAATAATTGTAAAACAAGCAGGTGGAAAAGTTTCTGATTTTAATGGCGAAAATAATTATTTATTCGGAAAAGAAATTATTGCAACAAATCAAAATATTTATTCTGAATTTGCTTCTGTAATAGGTAAAATAATGAATTAAAAAAAATAATAAATTCACAATAAAAGCATCTAGAATATATTTCTACATAATACAAATGGAACATTAGTTTTTATATCTTTGAAAAAAGAAAATATGTTTTTAGACAACTACGTAAATCAAATAATAGGACTTTGTGAAAAACATAAAGTTAAACAACTTTTTGCGTTTGGTTCAGTTCTTACAAATAAATTTTCAGAAACAAGCGATATTGATTTTGTTGTGGATATCAAATCCACGAACCCTATTGATTATGCCGAAAATTATTTTGAATTGAAATTTCAGTTAGAAGATCTTTTAAAGAGACCAATTGATTTATTAGAGCAACGCGGATTGAAAAATTCATATTTGATAAAAAGTATTAATAATACTAAAAAATTGATATATGAATCATGAAATAAAAGCCTGGCTTGAAGATATAAAAAGATCAATTGATGAAATTCATGAATTTCTTCCTAAAAAAAGAGATTTTTTTCAATTTAACAAAGACTTAAAAACCCAAAAAGCAGTTGAACGGAATCTTGAAATTATTGGTGAAGCACTGAATAGGATTCTGAAAGTCGAACCAGATATTAAAATAACAGATTCAAGAAAAATTGTTGATACAAGAAATAGGATTATTCATGGTTATAACAGTGTAACATCAGATATTTTATGGTTAATAATTAGTAAATCACTTCCAAAATTACAAGAAGACATTGCAAATCTTATGAAATAACGCATTATGTACAACATGCTATAAATCCAAGCAGGCAGATTGGTTATTAGCAAACACAAAAATATAAACAAATGAAAAAAATTATTCTAATATCGTTTTTAGTATTTATTTCTATATTTTCTAAAGCAACAGAAACCAAATATCTTAATGCATATTTTCATTATGCCACATATACAACACCTGATAATAACCCGTATATTGAAACATATCTCACAATTGCAGGAAATACAGTTATATTCAATGAGCCTGAAAATAATAATTTACAGGCTTCAATAGAAATTACAATGCTTTTTGTTCAGGATAGTATTATTAAAGAATTCAGAAAATATAACTTAAAAAGCCCTATGGTTCCTGATACAATACAAGAATTTCCAAACTTTATCGATCTGCAAAGAATACCCTTACCAAACGGAATATATGATTTTGAACTTCAGATTAAAGATAATTATAATGAAGAAAAAATAGTTTTTAAACATTACGATGTAATTACAATAAATTATCAACCCGAGAAAATAAACTTTTCAGGAATAATGTTATTTGAAAGTTTTGAAATTACTGAACAGAATAATATTTTCACCAAAAGTGGTAATGATATTGTTCCTTTTGTTTCTGATTTTT
This genomic stretch from Bacteroidales bacterium harbors:
- a CDS encoding nucleotidyltransferase domain-containing protein; translated protein: MFLDNYVNQIIGLCEKHKVKQLFAFGSVLTNKFSETSDIDFVVDIKSTNPIDYAENYFELKFQLEDLLKRPIDLLEQRGLKNSYLIKSINNTKKLIYES
- a CDS encoding PhoH family protein; the encoded protein is MPNSKKIFVIDTNVLLHDYKSIYNFHENDVIIPIVVLEELDHFKRGNDLINFHAREFTRELDKLSGDLLFSAGISLGEGKGNLFVETGKQFSKEVTASFSENTPDHRILAIADYTRKKHKTRKVILITKDINLRMKAKSLGINSQDYETGKVKDIEKIRKGITVIENFDDEIISKLYKEHEGIPIEEFNFEIPPFAHQYYILKSHKSSVLAHFDPDNNVIDRVIKQPAYGIDPRNAEQTFSLDALTRTDVQLVALTGKAGTGKTLLALAAALSQRRLFNQIFLARPIVPLANRDIGFLPGDVNDKIGPYMQPLYDNLSVIKHSFNNHSREYSNIEDMQKSEKLVITPLAYIRGRSLSKIFFIVDEAQNLTPHEVKTIITRAGEGTKIIFTGDIEQIDSPYLDTKSNGLSYLSDRMKGQNIFAHINLIKGERSYLAELASNLL
- a CDS encoding bifunctional folylpolyglutamate synthase/dihydrofolate synthase, whose amino-acid sequence is MNYSETLNFLFNQLPVFQRIGKAAYKADLNNTIALDNYFECPHKNFKSIHIAGTNGKGSVSHMLASILQTAGYKVGLYTSPHLKDFRERIMINGKKIPEKNVVEFVNNNQEIIKKISPSFFEMTVAMTFNYFSENKIDIGIIEVGLGGRLDSTNIIYPELSVITNISYDHTEFLGNTIEKIAYEKAGIIKKNIPVIIGEKSGLTKQIFVNKAKNCGSSIYFAEDEYDAGYSVLTINNMQSFNVKKNGKLFYENIETDLLGLYQKQNIITTLKSVDILNKNGFHISTDDLYKGLKNVVKNTALKGRWQILGNNPFIICDTAHNVAGISIVLDQIKATAHNKLHFVFGVVNDKKIDKILSLLPKDAIYYFTKANIPRALDETKLEESAVKFGLMGKTYPIVIEAFYNAKKNADKNDIIFVGGSTFVVAEVL
- a CDS encoding inositol monophosphatase; the protein is MSYIIDLPKICDRVNKLVLSVGDFIHNERKKVSPIKVEEKSSHNFVTYVDTTAEKKLIEGLIDILPQAGFIAEEQTNTKKGTKYNWIIDPLDGTTNYIHGLPPYAISIALMEKEEIILGVIFEISLNECFYAWKGSKAYLNGNIISVTKTAKVNDSLIATGFPYYDYAKLKPFMQSIEYFMQNSHGLRRLGSAATDLAYVACGRFDAFYEYSLSAWDVAAGAIIVKQAGGKVSDFNGENNYLFGKEIIATNQNIYSEFASVIGKIMN
- a CDS encoding DUF86 domain-containing protein codes for the protein MNHEIKAWLEDIKRSIDEIHEFLPKKRDFFQFNKDLKTQKAVERNLEIIGEALNRILKVEPDIKITDSRKIVDTRNRIIHGYNSVTSDILWLIISKSLPKLQEDIANLMK
- the mtaB gene encoding tRNA (N(6)-L-threonylcarbamoyladenosine(37)-C(2))-methylthiotransferase MtaB; amino-acid sequence: MIFNKKNKVAFFTLGCKLNFAETSTIARSFEEKGFQRVSFDKKADIYVINSCSVTESANKKSRQAIKKAIKKSPDSLIAVIGCYAQLKPDELAKIQGVDIILCEKEKFNLIKYIENIEKQEVTQIQTCEVENIEHFEPAFSFGDRTRSFLKVQDGCDYKCSYCTIPLARGKSRNDNIQKTIEQAEKISEQGIKEIILTGVNIGDFGKSTNESFYDLITELNKVENIERYRISSIEPNLLTDEIIEFVSESRKFAPHFHIPLQSGSDKILGLMQRQYKRELFEHRIKKIKSLMPYAAIGVDVIVGFPGETEFDFIDTYQFLEKLDISYLHVFSYSERENTKAVEIKGKVKQADITYRSKKMHFLSNKKKNQFYTKNLNTKRAVLFEAYNSNGKMYGFTDNYIKIETNFNKKITNKILLVKLKEISYSGNVQIY